The Macaca nemestrina isolate mMacNem1 chromosome 6, mMacNem.hap1, whole genome shotgun sequence genome window below encodes:
- the IRX2-DT gene encoding LOW QUALITY PROTEIN: putative uncharacterized protein IRX2-DT (The sequence of the model RefSeq protein was modified relative to this genomic sequence to represent the inferred CDS: substituted 2 bases at 2 genomic stop codons) yields the protein MVAPAARVLLRAVRAALASTVPDLLCLPAQGSPRGLASGRLPLAARSSQHGPGSGAPWFRIARRALRFVLSKHWGDDCYPTNCLWQDLKPPRHLGNGQELRLAPPVQWHYRXLRXRAAGVHGNQLQTAVLGLRMAPPEPAGRATLPVGAIQACYPSRQELPSQASRPLLVLPPTPWPTLLPHRSSYKPHPHPARILSRSSQHTHTHTHPRPPLPPPTDSPFPQAGAPATTQQGGFNHAASPPGTS from the exons ATGGTGGCGCCCGCGGCTCGGGTCCTCCTCCGGGCAGTGCGCGCGGCTCTCGCTTCCACGGTCCCGGACCTGCTCTGCCTCCCGGCCCAAGGCTCCCCGCGTGGCCTCGCGTCTGGTCGCCTACCCCTCGCGGCCCGCTCCTCGCAGCATGGACCTGGATCCGGGGCGCCTTGGTTTCGAATTGCCAGGAGGGCCCTGA GATTTGTGTTGTCAAAACACTGGGGGGATGATTGTTACCCGACAAACTGCCTCTGGCAGGACCTGAAGCCTCCCCGTCACCTCGGGAACGGGCAGGAGCTCAGGCTGGCGCCTCCGGTGCAGTGGCATTACAGGTAGCTCAGGTGACGCGCGGCTGGA GTGCACGGGAACCAGTTGCAAACTGCAGTGCTGGGCTTGAGGATGGCTCCTCCCGAGCCGGCAGGCAGGGCGACTCTCCCGGTAGGCGCGATCCAGGCATGTTACCCCTCCCGCCAGGAGCTCCCGAGCCAAGCCAGTCGCCCCCTACTAGTTCTCCCACCCACCCCTTGGCCCACACTGCTCCCCCACCGCTCTTCCTACAAACCACACCCCCATCCTGCACGCATCCTCTCCAGGTCATCTcagcacacgcacacgcacacacacccacgaCCACCGCTCCCTCCACCCACAGACTCCCCGTTCCCACAGGCTGGGGCTCCTGCAACGACCCAGCAGGGGGGTTTCAACCATGCTGCGAGTCCACCTGGGACATCCTAA